One Brassica napus cultivar Da-Ae chromosome C4, Da-Ae, whole genome shotgun sequence genomic region harbors:
- the LOC125585744 gene encoding uncharacterized mitochondrial protein AtMg00810-like, whose amino-acid sequence MVCDKPRGHGEKLAILHELYFKRCLNKPSLYRKEEQGHLLIVAVYVDDLLVTGSNIEMIVGYKKDMAAKFDMSNLGKLSYYLGIEVTQREGSIVLSQEKYAEKIIEEAGLKECNAVHIPMDASLKLCKAEEEVSVDEMDYRRNIGCLRYLIHTRLDLACSVGVLSRYMHNPKEYHKAALKQVLRYLKGTLSYGLKFDVGSQEGLIGYSDSSYNVDPDDGKRK is encoded by the exons ATGGTCTGCGACAAGCCCCGAGGGCATGGTGAGAAGCTTGCAATATTGCACGAGTTATACTTCAAGCGTTGTCTTAACAAACCATCTTTGTATCGAAAGGAAGAACAAGGTCATCTCCTGATCGTAGCGGTATACGTGGATGACCTGCTCGTGACAGGTTCAAACATAGAAATGATAGTCGGTTATAAGAAAGATATGGCAGCAAAGTTTGATATGTCTAATCTTGGCAAATTGAGCTATTACCTTGGGATAGAAGTTACGCAGAGAGAAGGGAGTATTGTGTTAAGTCAAGAGAAGTACGCAGAAAAGATCATTGAAGAAGCTGGTTTGAAAGAATGCAACGCAGTACACATACCTATGGATGCTAGTCTGAAGCTATGCAAggcagaagaagaagtaagCGTTGATGAGATGGATTACCGGAGGAACATTGGATGCTTGCGTTACTTAATACACACGAGACTTGATCTTGCGTGCAGCGTTGGCGTTCTAAGCAGGTATATGCATAACCCGAAGGAGTATCATAAAGCTGCGTTGAAGCAAGTGTTACGTTACCTAAAAGGCACCCTATCATACGGACTCAAGTTTGATGTCGGCTCGCAAGAAGGTCTGATCGGGTACAGTGATAGCAGCTATAACGTTGATCCTGATGATGGGAAGA GGAAATAG
- the LOC106369513 gene encoding GATA transcription factor 2-like, producing MDLYGLSSPDLLRVDDLLDFSNEDIFSASSSTSTAATSSSSFPPPQNPNFHHHHPSSADHSFLHDICVPSDDAAHLEWLSQFVDDSFADFPANPLGGTMTTVKTETSFPGKPRSKRSRVPAAYAGTWAPMSESDQQVHVAGKLKPKKEHSGGGGRNYQSTTETAEGGMRRCTHCASDKTPQWRTGPLGPKTLCNACGVRFKSGRLVPEYRPASSPTFVLTQHSNSHRKVMELRRQKEVMRQPQHVQLHHHHHHIPPF from the exons ATGGACCTCTATGGCTTATCATCACCAGACTTACTTCGAGTCGATGACCTTCTTGATTTCTCCAATGAAGACATCTTCTCCGCCTCTTCCTCCACTTCCACCGCCGctacttcctcctcctccttccctCCTCCTCAGAACCCTAacttccaccaccaccacccttCCTCCGCCGATCATTCCTTCCTCCACGACATATGCGTTCCC AGTGACGATGCTGCTCACCTTGAGTGGCTCTCGCAGTTCGTCGACGACTCCTTTGCTGATTTTCCGGCGAACCCATTGGGAGGAACCATGACTACCGTCAAAACTGAGACCTCGTTTCCCGGCAAACCAAGAAGCAAACGATCGAGAGTTCCAGCTGCTTACGCTGGAACATGGGCACCTATGTCCGAATCCGACCAGCAGGTTCATGTCGCCGGGAAACTCAAGCCTAAAAAAGAACACTCCGGCGGAGGAGGAAGAAACTATCAGTCCACAACGGAGACGGCGGAAGGGGGGATGAGGAGATGCACTCACTGTGCATCGGATAAGACGCCACAGTGGAGGACCGGTCCACTCGGGCCTAAGACGCTGTGTAACGCATGTGGAGTCCGGTTTAAATCCGGTAGGCTTGTACCGGAATATAGACCGGCTTCGAGTCCTACTTTCGTTTTGACTCAGCATTCCAACTCTCACCGGAAGGTGATGGAGCTTAGACGGCAGAAGGAGGTTATGAGACAGCCACAGCATGTCCAacttcaccaccaccaccaccacattCCTCCGTTTTAG